The following DNA comes from Rhodanobacter sp. AS-Z3.
GTCGGCGAAACCATCAAAAGTGTCGCGTACATAGTCGTCCCCGGCCCGGGAGGGCGCCTCGGCCCCGCCACAGGCAGCCAACATGTGCTGCGGGACCGGATTGTCTGGCTCACGCGCCAGCCATTCACGATAGACCTGCGCCGCTTCACTGGGCTGGTTGAGCGCATACAAACCCACACCCAGAGCCTGCAACGCTCGCAAGTCATCCTTGTCCAATGCGATGGCACGACGGAAACACTCCACCGACTGTTCAAGGTGCTCCATGCTCTGGGCGAAATTCCGCAAAAACGTGCCCATCAGGTAATAACCACGAGCAAACTCTGGTGCCATTTCCAAAAGTTTGGAATAAGCCTGGAATGCTTCTTCGGGGCGCTCCTGTGCCTCCAGCACCACCGCCAGATTGTTCATCGCGTTGTAATGATCGGGACCACAATCCAGTGCCCGCCGATAGCAACCCTCAGCCTCGGCAAGGTGCCCGCTTTCTTTCAGCACATTGCCCAGATTGTTGTGGGCATCAGGGTGCTTCGGCGTGATCCGCAAAGACGTGCGGATCAATTCGGCCCCTTCGTCGCTGCGTCCGCGTTGATGGCAGAGCACACCGAGATAATGCAGCGCATCAGGCTGTGCCACCCGCAATTCCAGCACTTCGCGGTACCCGCGTTCGGCACCATCCAGATCATCTTTCTGGTGTGCCTGCATTGCCTGCTGCAGCAAGACGCGCCAATCCATCACATCCAGCTGCTTGGCCGGCTTGCGAACTGTGGCCTTGGCCGAATTCCGGTTCATGGCCATCCAATCACCCGATCAACACCGTCATGCATCCCAGCACGATCGTGCCGCCGTGCGCCGTGCTGTCGCCCATTCGAGCCGCGGGCTGCCCGCCGATCAGTACGGTGGGAGCCCCCATGATTATGCTGTCGGGCGGTCCAACACATACCGCCATATCACCCAATCGAGCTGCCGGCAGACTGCCTATCAACACAGTCGGTTTGCCTGGCGCCAGAATCGGTCCGCCGACATGCGGAATAATGCCGGTCACCATCGGGCATACGTGCATGTCCGTAAGGCGGGCTGCAGGTGGCATATAGATTCCCTCACTCAATCCAGATCGTGAAAAACGCGAGCGTGCTTGACCTCCGGCACATTCTCCCCTCACCGCTGCCAACCCGAAGGTCAAGGCTCCAGCGCAACCCGCTGGGAACCTGGCTCACAACAAGGGATAACCGTTATGGCGCTGCACAACCATGGCCACCCCCAGCCACGAACCGTGTCGCGGATGAATGATACGCCATCGCTCATGGTCGAATCCTGGCCGAACTGCCCACGTAGCGTTCTGCGCTCACCATGCCGAAATCAATAGCCGCCTGAACCACCCCAGTTCCGGTCAATTCATTGAGATCAAAAATCGTCTGGCAACGTTGTGCGTCGGCGAAGTCGATCATCACGAAGTTGGGCATGAACCGCTTCATCATGCCGCCTGAACCATAGCTATTGCGCATCATGTAAGCCGGCAGGTTGTCATCGACATATTCCGCCATGCCCTCAAGCCACAACTTCTTCATCCCGTCACCAAACCCACCACCGGCCCAGTTCGAACTGTCACGGGATTTGATGTTTCTAAGAAAGCCGGTGGACGTCCAATACATCATCCCCATCACCCGTGGATCACCACCGTTGATCGCGCGACCAGCATTGATGATGGTGGTTTGCTTGCCGACGTTTTCCTGGAGCTTCTTCTTGTCCGACTTGCCATTCATCGCGCTGGTGCCGCCTTTGCCGTGATACTGCATGCCGACAAAGTGGGGATCATAGGTTTTCTGCACGCCGTCCTTCTCGTACAGGCTCTTGATGCCGACGATGCCCCGGCCCGGCTGCGCGCCGCCGACTTCCAGCAATCCAGCACCCGAGAAAAGCACCACCACACTGCCCGCCAGATCACCCGCTGTCTTGAGATTGAGGTTCCCACCGCCGGTATAGATCGAATTGCCAAGAACATCAATGCACATGTCCGCAATCTTGTTCCAGTTCTTGCAATGATCAAACTTCAGGAACAGAAACTCGCTGGACTTGGTCGAAACAAACCTCCTGGCATCCTGCAACATGCCCTGCAGACCCTCACCCCAGGTTCCGGCCATCAACTGATTGCCGCCGACGACCTTGTGCATGCCCGGGCCATGGTAGGCCTTCAGTACACCGGAGCCCTTCAAGCCCGACGAGCGAACGGCGATTCGAAGGTCAAATATTCGAGCGCCGGCTGCCGCTTGCCCGCCAATATCCAGAGTCTGGGTCTTCTCGTTTCCTGACCCTGTGTTGATGCCGGCATCATGAGTTCCGGCAAACACCAGCTCGTTGATGGTTCTGTTTTGATAGTTGCGATATGAGACTGTCACAAACCTGCCTTCCCCTGGTTCTCACGCGCGAGGTCGAGACGGCGCGCTGATTGGTTGTTTCGCAGAAACTCGCGTACCAGACAGCAACAACGTGGCCGGTCCGCATCACATGGCGGGAGCTTCGGAAGGAGTTTGAAATCACACTCATCCGTAGCGCTCATCTCCGGCCGCTCCACACTGAACGCGATCGATCCCATGAAGTTCTGCCGCAAACTAGTGCTGGTGCGCCCTGGGGGGAGCAACTCTTCAACCCGTCCAAATTCGCAAGGTCACTCCTTTGGCAAGCTGCATGACTCTCCAACGCGTTCTTGATCAGTGAGCATGCCGTCCACAAGCAACCATCCAGCACCCTCCCCCTGCTCACGCGACCGAATCCATCACGCCAGATGCAGCTGCTTGAGCGCCTTGCTTTTGACACTGGCGAAGAAGCCCTTCTTCACGTGCGTGCCCTTATTCGATGCCAAGCCTTCCAATTGCAGGCGCGAGCTGGCGATGTTCTTGCTGGCGATCTTGATCAGCGGCTCGATCTGCTTCTTCTTCATTTCCTCGACGCGATCCATCCACCCCGGCAAACCGATGTCAGCGATCAAGATGTCCGCGACCGACGAAGTGTCCGCGCACGAAATCAGATAGCAGCCGAGCACCGGGCACTCGGCAAACACCGAAAGATCAAGCGCGTTCGGCTCTGCCAAGCGCCGATTACCCGCGCGCATGTCCTTGATGTCCAGACCAAGCGAAAACAGCTGCAAGCCAAGACTGGCGAGCGTATTGGCGACACCGATGGCGGCTGTGGTGACAGTGCCCAAGTCGGCGAACAGACCGCCAATTTTCGCACCTGTTGCCACGGTCTGTTGCGCCAACTTCACCGAGTGCTGGGCAAGATCACGTTTGATGATCATCTGCACGGCTTCTGCCCCGGCATACGGGTCACCCTTGCGGAAACCTTCCTTGTAATAGGTGCTCTTGTAGAGATTGTGACCGTCCTGTGCGACAGCTTTGCCTGCCTTCGCCAGCTTGACCGAACTGGTCACCACGCCAAGATAGGGCGTTACTTCCGCGATCAGATCATGCAGAACCTCCCCACCGATCGCCGCAATCACGTCGTGGATATTGTCCACGTCCGCACACTCGACCATGAAGTTCTCGAACGCCTCCTTCATCCCCGGGAGTGTTGCTACCTTGGTCGCCGCACTGCCCCCTTTGGCCAGTTTGCCTACCGATGACTTCATCGATTTGCCGGTCGAGAGCAGCGACTTCGCGGTGGAAAGTTGACCAGAGCGACCAAAGACCAGCTTGGTGCCGGTAAACATGTTGACGACGAGCTGACGGCGAGCCTTGGAGAGTTCGGCAAACGCCATGAGTTCTTCGCGGCTGATCGGTCTAGCGGACATCAGGATGGCCCTCCATTCGAAGAATTGCTCCGCACATCGCGGTGCGCAAAGCCACTGAACATCGAAACATGTTTCATAACCGCCCCATTTCGCAATCGATATCAAGTAGCGATGAATCCCCCACTCTTTCACGCCAAACAGAACAGGGAGCGAACCTGACCCTGCTTACAGACCCTGTTTACAGAAAAGGAGCGTGTTGATTGAGATTAAGTAGTCAAATGAACCTGACATTTCTTATCAGATGCTACTTGGTGCACTGGAAATCGTCGGCCGCGGCCAAGGCCGGCGTGGCTGCCTTAACCGCCTTACAGTAAAGCGACACAGCGGCCCAAGCGTAACTGTCAGCGTTATTCAGCGACTCAGTCAGATCGAGGTTCAGGTAATCGGGGTCATTCGCATAAGCCTCATCATCGGTGTTGAGGTATTTGTGAGTGGCCTCGTGAATGATCAGTTGCGCCAGGCTGATGTCGGTGAACTCGGTGGCCCGACCCAGCGGGACATGGATCTCGCCATGCCGGAATCCACAGGTGATGCCGCTGGACCAGCGAAAGCTTGCGGCGCGCCAAGTCATCGGGTCGAGGCTCGTCTTTTCTGCCGAGACATAACCCAACGTCCCATGATCGGCATTGGCAGGATCGACGCCCTTGCCACTTTTGATATCCCGATGATCTGCATCGATATCAATCAGGTAGATACCGGTATTCAGGTGAAAACTGATCGACAGCATTGCTCTGCGGATTTTCTCGATCACGGTGCGTCGGTCAGTCTGTAAAATCTTCTTCAGACGAAGTCTCTGGTTCACGACGTTGCTGTCCAGCGTGCCGCCGCCATCGTCGCCTGCAATAAGTTTGAAATGCGTCGCCAAAATGTCCTGCATCAGCTGCGATTCTTTCTTGCGCAGGAAGCAGATGCCAGCGAACTGGTCGTTTGCCTTACGGATGATTTGCTGGGCCCGGTTCGCCCCGGCGACCAGCATCGCGCGATTTGGGGAGCTCGGTCGATGACCTTCCTTGTAGCCCACCAGTAGCGATCCCGACAATGCCTCCATGCGGTCGGTGTAGCCGCGTCGTGGGTCCGCCGGCACGTGCATGCCGACAAGGTTTCGCACACGGACTTCGGCTTCGCGCAGCGCAGTCGTGGGCTTCTTGATACTGATATCCATGATTGACCTCTATGTCATAAAAACTGCAGACACCGGTTGCTATTGATGAGTGTGCGCAAGACCATTCCACCGCGGCGTTTTTCCAAGGCATCTGGGCTGCGCCAAGACGGCTACAATTCGGAATAACACGCACACCCACTCCGTAACGCCACTTCGGTTTCTTTGACTTTCATCCTCCGCGTCAGAAACCCGCAAGTGACGTCTATCTACGTCCAAGGAATAAGCAAAGCACCGCGAATCAAGCTTCCCCTCCTTTGCAATCAAGACTCACCCAAACCCGTACGAAAACTCCCCATCCGTCACCCCCACCTGCACCTTCGCCACCTCCTCCCCAGCAATCATCTTGGTCAGGAACGCACGCGAGATATCCGGCAACATGGAGTTGGTCAGAATCGCGTCGATCATGCGTCCGCCCGACTCGGTCTCGGTACAACGTTCGACTACCAGCTTCACCACGTCCTCGCTGTATTCAAACGGTATCTTGTAGCGAGCCTCGACGCGCTTCTTGATGCGGTTGATCTGCAGCGCGACGATCTTGCCCAGCATCTCGGGGCTGAGCGGGTAATACGGAATCGTCACTAATCGACCCAGCAGAGCTGGCGGGAAGATTTTCAGCAGCGGTTCGCGCAATGCCTTGGCCATGCCTTCGTGATCGGGCATCAGCTCCGGGTCTTTGCACAGACTGGCGATCATCTCGGTGCCGGCGTTGGTGGTGAGCAGGATCAAGGTGTTCTTGAAGTCGATGGAACGCCCCTCGCCGTCTTCCATCACGCCCTTGTCGAAGACCTGGAAGAAGATTTCATGGACGTCCGGATGGGCCTTCTCGACCTCATCCAGCAACACCACGGAATACGGCTTGCGACGTACCGCTTCGGTGAGCACACCACCTTCGCCGTAACCCACATAGCCGGGAGGCGCGCCCTTGAGCGTGGAAACGGTGTGCGCTTCCTGGAACTCGCTCATGTTGATGGTGATGATGTTCTGTTCACCGCCGTAGAGCGCTTCGGCCAGGGCCAGTGCGGTTTCGGTCTTGCCGACGCCGGAGGTGCCGGCCAGCATGAAGACGCCGATCGGCTTGTTCGGGTCAACCAAGCCGGCGCGCGAGGTCTGGATACGCTTGGCGATCATCTCCATCGCGTGGTCCTGACCAATGACGCGTGCGCCCATCAGCTTGGCCAGGTTCATCACGGTCTCGATTTCACTCTTGACCATGCGGCCGACCGGGATGCCGGTCCAGTCCGATACGACCGAGCCCACTGCCTGCTGATCGACCGACGCCAGAATCAGCGGATGCTCACCTTGCAACTCGGCCAATTGGCCCTGCAGTTCATGCAACTGCTTCAACGCGGCAGCGCGGTCATCGCCCGCCAGTGCAGCCTCACCTGCAGGAGCGGCTTCTTTCACCTGTGCTTCCTGGCTGGCCGACTCTTCCAATGCGCTGCCGGTACCCTCGACCGGCGCACTGGAACCACGCAACTTGGCACGGATCTCCAGAATCTTGTCGACCAGATCTTTTTCAATCACCCAGTTGGCTTCGAGCGTTTCCAGTCGCGCCTTCTGCGTTGCCAGCTTTTCACTGGCATTGGCTTCGCGTGTGGTGACATCCACACCCACATTCTTTTCACGGGTAATGATGCCCAGCTCGGTTTCCAACGCCTGGATGCGCTTGCGTGTGTCATCGACCTCCGCCGGCACGGCATGCTGACTGATCGCAACGCGCGCGCAAGCGGTATCCAGCAGGCTGACTGATTTGTCGGGCAGCTGGCGCGCAGGAATGTAGCGATGCGACAGCTTCACCGCCGCCTCCAGCGCTTCGTCGAGAATCTGCACTTTGTGGTGTTTTTCCATGACGCTGGCCACGCCGCGCATCATGAGAATCGCTTTCTCTTCGCTGGGTTCGTCGATCTGTACGGTCTGGAAGCGACGGGTGAGCGCGGGGTCTTTCTCGATATGCTTCTTGTATTCCGCCCAGGTGGTGGCGCCGATGGTGCGCAGGTTGCCGCGCGCCAGTGCGGGCTTCAGCAGGTTCGCTGCATCGCCGGTTCCCGCCGCGCCGCCGGCACCGACCAAGGTATGGGCTTCGTCGATGAACAGGATGATTGGCTTGGTCGAGGACTGCACTTCCTCGATGACCTGCTTCAGGCGATTTTCGAACTCGCCCTTCATGCTGGCACCAGCCTGCAACAGACCCACGTCAAGCACACGCAACTGCACGTCTTTCAACGGTGGCGGCACGTCGCCGATGGCGATGCGCATGGCAAAGCCTTCGATCACCGCGGTTTTGCCGACACCCGCTTCACCCACCAGCATCGGGTTGTTCTGGCGGCGACGCATGAGGATGTCGACCAGCTGACGAATTTCGTCGTCGCGGCCGACGATCGGGTCCATCTTGCCGCTACGCGCCTGCTCGGTAAGGTCGATGGTGAACTGGGCCAGCGCTTCCTGCTTGCCCATCTGCGCCGGGGACATCGCGCCACTGGCTTCACCGGGTGCCGAGCCGCCACCCATCCTGAAACCATCATTGGCCATCAAGCCGTCTTCAGGTGACCCGCCAACTACCTCGGCAAATTTCTCGACGAGCGCCTCCGGCTTGATCTTGTCAAACTCGGCGGAAATGTTGACGAGTGCGTTGCGCAAGTTGCGCGTGCGCATGCAGCCGACGATCAGGTAGCCGGTACGGACCTGTGCCTCGCCAAACATCAAGGTGGCGAACACCCATGCACGTTCAACCGCTTCCTCGACGTTGCTCGACAGATCGGAGATGGACGACGAGCCGCGCGGCAGGCGATCCAGCGCATCGGTGATGTCGCGCGCCAGGTTGGATGGATTCAGATTGAACTGCTTGACGATACGATGCAGGTCGGAGTCCTGCAGCTGCAGGATCTGGTGAATCCAGTGCACCAGTTCGACATACGGATTGCCACGCAACTTGCAGAAAACGGTGGCGCTTTCGATGCCGCGAAAGGCGAGTTTGTTGAGCTTCCCGAACAGGGCGCCCCGACTGATTTCTGCCATGGTGATCAATCCTTATTGCGGTTGTGGTCAATACAGACGTATCGAGTGAATCGATACAGGATCATGCGCCGAACGCATGACGATCATTGAACTGCAGCTACCTAACCGACAGGCTTGAGAATGACCTCATCGGCGTCGGCGTGGCTTTGACGTCCACCCATCCAGGTGGTCAGGCCCATCCTTACGTTGCGGCCCAGCTGGGTAACCGGCACGTCGGAATGCTTCAGGACAAGCTGAAGATCCCAGGCCTTTTCCTCACCCACATAGGTTTTGACAGCTGCCACCAGTTCATCAAGCGCAGTACCGCCGGGCAGGAAGTTGTTGAACTGTTCCCTGCTCAGAGGACCTAGTCGAAGACGAAAACGTTGCTGACTGCCCCATACGTACTCACCCGTAACTGCCGTGAGTCCCAGCGCAGCCACTTCAGTGGAGGCACCCAGCCGCAGATGTGCCGTGGGCGGCAGGCGCATCCACTCGGCAACAAACTCAACGACCGCCACCGGAATGCGAAAGAACCGTTCAAGCAACCCCTTCAGTCCCTCGGCATTGCGCGTCTGCTGCAGTAGGCGGCCGGCAAAGAAGCGCTTGAACTGGTCCGGCAGTGCGTCACGGGAATCCAGATTCGGCGTGGCCAGCCCTACGAACGCGCCCATGTAGTGCTTGAAGCGATCTTCCTGGGGGCGATCCAGTTGGACAGTCGGCTGTGCATCGGCCCAGCTGCGATAGAACAAACTCATCATGCGGTGATGAAAGATGTCCGCGAACGCACTAAGGGTGTGATCTTTCGCATTGATCTGGCGATCAAGCGCGTACTCGGTCAGATGCAGCGGCAGTGGCGCATTGGGACCAAACAAACCGAAAAACAGGCCGTACAGACGTGCGGGTTTGCCAGCAGAAGCGGGCTGATACCTGTCGATGGCGCGCGGCGCAAACGCCAAGGTCGGAGTCTGGCATAGGCGAACGAAGTCGTCTGAAGCCTTGGCCGAACGTCCCAACAGGGGACGGTCCGGATGCGCGCACTCAAGCAGGCGGGCAGCTTCGAGAAAGTCGAAGGCCTCCGGCTTGTCGCGTAGCGCATTTTCAAGCGCTACAGCGTCTGGCGCGTTCCCAGCGTGGCTGGCCATCGAGCAACCTCGTTGCGTTCCAATGTACGCAGAACGGTTTCGGTAAAGGAATTGACTGACACGTATCGCGCAAAGAATTGCTGCATCACTGCACCAAGCAGGAAAGCGCCGGTACCTTCGAAAGCGCCGTCGTCGCAGGTCAAGGTGATCTCAAGCCCCCGTCCGAACGTGATCGGTCCGGGCACGGGCACACGCCTTACGATCGCTTGCGAACTGACGCCCTTTACGCCTTCGATCTGGCGTAATGCACTGGAGTCGAATTCATCGCAGTACAGAGTCAGCATTTCGCGCAATGCCGCGGCGCCTTCGCCAACATTGTTTTCCAGCAGCGACACGTAATTCAGCTGAAGATGACTCAACAAACGCCACGCAGTTTCACCGGAGGCCACCGACGCGCGCGGCTTGGTAGGGCCGGCAACACACCGAATGGCATCGACCGGCGCGCCCGTATCCAGGGTGAAATCCGTTTTTGACTTCCCTACCGGCATCTGCAGTGGCAGGTCACGGTTGGTGCACATCAACTGCATGCCGATCTGTCGCAACTGCGTCGAGTAGGGTGCGTCGTTGGAATCAACCAGCGAAATGAACATCTCGTTGCCGACGTAGCTTGAACGAGCGCCTTGCCGCCGTTGCCGCGAAGAGAGCAGCCGAGGTTCGCGTCGAATCGCGTAGTACGCCGAGTGCTGGCTGTGCCAGGTGCGCTCATCACAACCATAGAATGGCAGGAAACGTTGTTCGGGCTCCTGCTTGTCGCCGAAGCCCTCGACCTGGCCGATGCTGTGGATCTCGAAATCCATTGGCCGCGTGCGATCGGCCAGTACGTGATATTCGGTCTTGCCTTGCTGCAAGTGGATGCGATCAGCACGGCGCGGAAACAGATTGATGGCTGGCGTGCAGAACAGCTTGAAGTTGCTCGCATCCACCGCGTTGTGCAAGCTGGCGACGCTGCGGTCGAACAGCACCACAATCTCGAAGGCGTTGCCCTGCGCGCGCGAAAGCACCGATTTGAGCTGGGTGAATTCAGCGAACAGAAAGCGCGCCGGGCAAGCAAAATATTCCTGCAGCAGTCGATAGCCACTGAATGACCGACCACTGTAGGGAATCAAGCCCTCGTCATCGGCGAAACCCTTGCGATGAATATGGCTGGCGTCGAAGTGGCGGCTGATCGGACCACTGCTGCCCTTGGACTGCACCAGATAACCCACCGCGTTACCCAGAATTT
Coding sequences within:
- the tssH gene encoding type VI secretion system ATPase TssH; translation: MAEISRGALFGKLNKLAFRGIESATVFCKLRGNPYVELVHWIHQILQLQDSDLHRIVKQFNLNPSNLARDITDALDRLPRGSSSISDLSSNVEEAVERAWVFATLMFGEAQVRTGYLIVGCMRTRNLRNALVNISAEFDKIKPEALVEKFAEVVGGSPEDGLMANDGFRMGGGSAPGEASGAMSPAQMGKQEALAQFTIDLTEQARSGKMDPIVGRDDEIRQLVDILMRRRQNNPMLVGEAGVGKTAVIEGFAMRIAIGDVPPPLKDVQLRVLDVGLLQAGASMKGEFENRLKQVIEEVQSSTKPIILFIDEAHTLVGAGGAAGTGDAANLLKPALARGNLRTIGATTWAEYKKHIEKDPALTRRFQTVQIDEPSEEKAILMMRGVASVMEKHHKVQILDEALEAAVKLSHRYIPARQLPDKSVSLLDTACARVAISQHAVPAEVDDTRKRIQALETELGIITREKNVGVDVTTREANASEKLATQKARLETLEANWVIEKDLVDKILEIRAKLRGSSAPVEGTGSALEESASQEAQVKEAAPAGEAALAGDDRAAALKQLHELQGQLAELQGEHPLILASVDQQAVGSVVSDWTGIPVGRMVKSEIETVMNLAKLMGARVIGQDHAMEMIAKRIQTSRAGLVDPNKPIGVFMLAGTSGVGKTETALALAEALYGGEQNIITINMSEFQEAHTVSTLKGAPPGYVGYGEGGVLTEAVRRKPYSVVLLDEVEKAHPDVHEIFFQVFDKGVMEDGEGRSIDFKNTLILLTTNAGTEMIASLCKDPELMPDHEGMAKALREPLLKIFPPALLGRLVTIPYYPLSPEMLGKIVALQINRIKKRVEARYKIPFEYSEDVVKLVVERCTETESGGRMIDAILTNSMLPDISRAFLTKMIAGEEVAKVQVGVTDGEFSYGFG
- the tssG gene encoding type VI secretion system baseplate subunit TssG: MASHAGNAPDAVALENALRDKPEAFDFLEAARLLECAHPDRPLLGRSAKASDDFVRLCQTPTLAFAPRAIDRYQPASAGKPARLYGLFFGLFGPNAPLPLHLTEYALDRQINAKDHTLSAFADIFHHRMMSLFYRSWADAQPTVQLDRPQEDRFKHYMGAFVGLATPNLDSRDALPDQFKRFFAGRLLQQTRNAEGLKGLLERFFRIPVAVVEFVAEWMRLPPTAHLRLGASTEVAALGLTAVTGEYVWGSQQRFRLRLGPLSREQFNNFLPGGTALDELVAAVKTYVGEEKAWDLQLVLKHSDVPVTQLGRNVRMGLTTWMGGRQSHADADEVILKPVG
- the tssF gene encoding type VI secretion system baseplate subunit TssF gives rise to the protein MDPHLLRYYNRELQHVREMGGEFAREYPKIAGRLGLEGFECADPYVERLLEGFAFLAARVQLKLDAQYPVFTQHLLEMVYPHYLTPIPSMAVVQLQPDMKESALLAGCKVARHTSLRSQTANDDRTACEYRTAHDVTLWPVELTEAKYFETPAALAAAGVVPPAGKTVRAGLRLKFQVAAGAQVNMLALDSLPVFIAGADELPKRLYEQILGNAVGYLVQSKGSSGPISRHFDASHIHRKGFADDEGLIPYSGRSFSGYRLLQEYFACPARFLFAEFTQLKSVLSRAQGNAFEIVVLFDRSVASLHNAVDASNFKLFCTPAINLFPRRADRIHLQQGKTEYHVLADRTRPMDFEIHSIGQVEGFGDKQEPEQRFLPFYGCDERTWHSQHSAYYAIRREPRLLSSRQRRQGARSSYVGNEMFISLVDSNDAPYSTQLRQIGMQLMCTNRDLPLQMPVGKSKTDFTLDTGAPVDAIRCVAGPTKPRASVASGETAWRLLSHLQLNYVSLLENNVGEGAAALREMLTLYCDEFDSSALRQIEGVKGVSSQAIVRRVPVPGPITFGRGLEITLTCDDGAFEGTGAFLLGAVMQQFFARYVSVNSFTETVLRTLERNEVARWPATLGTRQTL
- a CDS encoding tetratricopeptide repeat protein, with the translated sequence MDWRVLLQQAMQAHQKDDLDGAERGYREVLELRVAQPDALHYLGVLCHQRGRSDEGAELIRTSLRITPKHPDAHNNLGNVLKESGHLAEAEGCYRRALDCGPDHYNAMNNLAVVLEAQERPEEAFQAYSKLLEMAPEFARGYYLMGTFLRNFAQSMEHLEQSVECFRRAIALDKDDLRALQALGVGLYALNQPSEAAQVYREWLAREPDNPVPQHMLAACGGAEAPSRAGDDYVRDTFDGFADSFDEQLLQNLGYRAPEVLVSALGEFLGDPRGALDVLDAGCGTGLCAGPMRPWTRRLAGVDLSGRMVEKARLRGGYEELEVAEITHWLEQHPQAYDVVLSADTLVYFGELQPVLQASHDALRPGGWVGFTLEASLSDDQGFELTPSGRYRHARGYVETTLEHAGFGDVVVRSDRLRKESGRPVEGWVVLGRRKDD
- a CDS encoding PAAR domain-containing protein, translated to MPPAARLTDMHVCPMVTGIIPHVGGPILAPGKPTVLIGSLPAARLGDMAVCVGPPDSIIMGAPTVLIGGQPAARMGDSTAHGGTIVLGCMTVLIG